One part of the Coffea eugenioides isolate CCC68of chromosome 10, Ceug_1.0, whole genome shotgun sequence genome encodes these proteins:
- the LOC113750513 gene encoding uncharacterized protein LOC113750513 yields the protein MRILAGNSYAKFFKDLRHIPDLEHHRIVLNCNPALDQRIYNLPLASQVAAIWIETDDESVDKSVHIQYPLLFPCSESGWHHGIQRITCENRKRAHHVCEDDIPIDLASISGPSDLINLEQRVADHGKKQKTNVTAREYYYYRFQMKNDDESMLLHALRLLQQYVVDIYVKIETSRLNFHRNKQNTIRTKALQGIMDSVSLGQTSGSKVGRRIYLPVSFLRGPRDMRRRYLDAIALAKKYGKPDIFLTMTCNPLWPEIQEHLKYKEKSQDRPDLLARVFRAKFEILRVELVAKKIFGDVAAYVYFKPLNPEAYDKIVSAELLDRKERPHLYSLVIRHMIHGLCGKMNKNSPCMKNGVCKNYYPKGYSEHTTHGEDSYPNYRKRKDGKKIRVKGYDLDNRWIIPYTPYLLALIDCHINVEICSTIKLVKYLYKYIFKGDDLVNFHIIVDETPQDVDEIKEFQRGRWVSLPEALWRIYAFRLNEMTPAVYSLQLKVSNVCIEILLSTFMWTPAKRNWIERSKHKVIGRLVTVKPSEGDRYYLRLLLLHVRARASFDDFLTVNGCKLNSFREAALELGLLESDSFIEATLEEAAGFQMPSLLRFLFVTLLLHCAPTNPSLLWEKFEMKLSRDFERAQTVFSSKGQSFFIDGPGGMEKIFLYRSLLATLRSQGYIAIVVATSGVATSLLPGGRTTHSRFKISLDFSKNKTCQLSKQSSMAQLIIECKLFLWDEASMAKRESIETFEELLKDVMETDDPFGGKVVIFGGDFRQTLPVILGVTKDQLIQASLLHSSLWFRMHKIKLTQNMRAVLDPAFSQFLLAVGEGAEPRFQADYEDFLNSQNPKVLPPHKLMLKENCPLILLRNLNPAEGLCNGTRLICRQLRRHTICAEIAFGQHKEKKIFIPRIPLQTPNNEKNGIPFIKTQLPVHLCFAMTINKAQGQTLDYVGVYLKELIFSHGQLYVALSRAKTANAVKVLMLPGTFAEVKTDCKTRNIVFDEILQLSN from the exons ATGCGCATTTTAGCCGGCAATTCTTATGCCAAATTCTTTAAGGATTTGCGTCATATTCCTGATCTCGAACACCATAGAATTGTTCTTAATTGCAATCCTGCTCTTGATCAGCGTATATATAATCTTCCATTAGCTTCTCAAGTTGCTGCTATATGGATTGAGACTGATGATGAATCAGTTGATAAGTCAGTTCATATTCAG TATCCTTTATTATTTCCTTGTAGTGAGTCTGGATGGCACCATGGAATTCAAAGGATTACGTGCGAAAATAGGAAAAGAGCGCATCATGTTTGTGAAGATGATATTCCTATTGATCTAGCATCTATCAGTGGTCCATCTGATTTGATTAACCTGGAACAAAGAG TCGCTGATCATGGcaagaaacaaaaaactaaTGTCACTGCTAGGGAATACTACTACTATAGGTTTCAAATGAAAAATGACGATGAGTCCATGTTGTTACATGCGCTGAGATTGTTACAGCAGTATGTTGTTGATATCTACGTTAAGATAGAGACATCTAGGCTTAATTTTCACAGAAACAAACAAAATACCATTCGGACTAAAGCTCTTCAAGGAATAATGGATAGTGTCTCTTTAGGCCAGACGTCAGGTTCTAAAGTTGGCCGGCGAATATATTTGCCAGTTTCGTTTCTCAGAGGACCGCGAGATATGAGGCGTAGATATCTTGATGCAATAGCTTTAGCCAAAAAATATGGAAAGCCTGACATTTTTTTGACCATGACATGCAATCCACTGTGGCCAGAAATTCAGGAACATTTAAAGTACAAAGAAAAATCTCAGGACAGACCCGATCTTTTAGCTAGAGTGTTCAGGGCAAAGTTTGAAATACTGAGAGTAGAGTTGGTTGCAAAGAAAATATTTGGAGACGTTGCAGCCTATGTTTAT TTTAAGCCTCTTAATCCAGAAGCCTATGATAAAATTGTTTCTGCTGAGCTGCTTGATCGTAAAGAGCGTCCTCATCTTTATTCTCTTGTTATAAGACACATGATACATGGCCTTTGtggaaaaatgaacaaaaacaGCCCTTGTATGAAAAACGGTGTTTGCAAAAATTACTATCCAAAAGGGTATTCTGAACATACGACTCACGGTGAGGATAGCTATCCAAATTATCGCAAACGAAAGGATGGCAAAAAAATCAGAGTCAAAGGTTATGATTTGGATAATAGGTGGATCATCCCGTATACTCCATACTTGCTAGCTTTGATTGATTGTCACATCAACGTGGAAATTTGTTCAACTATCAAGTTAGTTAAGTATTTATACAAATACATATTTAAAGGCGATGATCTTGTCAACTTCCACATCATAGTTGATGAAACACCTCAAGATGTTGATGAGATCAAGGAGTTCCAGCGAGGTCGATGGGTTTCTCTTCCAGAAGCTTTGTGGCGAATTTATGCATTTCGATTGAATGAAATGACCCCTGCTGTTTATAGTCTTCAG CTCAAAGTCTCAAATGTTTGTATCGAGATTTTGCTCAGCACTTTTATGTGGACACCTGCTAAAAGAAACTGGATAGAAAGAAGCAAACACAAGGTTATTGGCAGGTTAGTCACTGTTAAACCAAGCGAAGGTGATAGGTATTATTTAAGACTTCTTCTCTTGCATGTTCGAGCTCGTGCATCCTTTGATGACTTCTTGACAGTTAATGGATGTAAACTGAATTCATTTAGAGAGGCTGCTTTAGAGCTTGGCCTCTTAGAATCTGATTCTTTCATTGAGGCAACACTTGAAGAAGCTGCTGGTTTTCAGATGCCTTCTTTGCTTAGATTTTTATTTGTTACTTTGCTTTTGCATTGTGCTCCAACAAATCCAAGTCTTTTGTGGgaaaaatttgaaatgaaactttcCAGAGACTTCGAACGAGCGCAG ACTGTTTTTTCGTCCAAAGGCCAGAGCTTTTTCATTGATGGTCCAGGGGGAatggaaaaaatatttttatatcgTTCTCTTCTTGCAACACTTAGATCGCAGGGATACATTGCAATAGTTGTAGCGACTTCAGGAGTTGCAACATCACTTCTTCCTGGAGGAAGAACTACTCACTCCagatttaaaatttcattggaCTTTTCCAAGAATAAAACCTGTCAATTGAGCAAGCAAAGCAGCATGGCACAATTAATCATTGAATGCAAGTTGTTCTTGTGGGATGAAGCATCAATGGCAAAAAGAGAAAGTATTGAAACATTTGAAGAATTGCTGAAAGATGTAATGGAGACTGACGATCCTTTTGGAGGCAAAGTTGTAATTTTTGGGGGCGATTTTCGCCAAACTCTTCCCGTTATTCTAGGAGTTACTAAGGACCAGTTAATTCAGGCTAGCCTCCTACATTCTTCATTATGGTTTAGGATGCACAAAATAAAGCTAACACAGAACATGAGGGCTGTCTTAGATCCTGCCTTTTCACAATTCTTGCTCGCTGTTGGGGAAGGTGCAGAACCT AGATTTCAGGCAGATTATGAGGATTTTTTGAATTCTCAAAATCCAAAGGTTCTTCCTCCACACAAACTCATGCTAAAAGAAAACTGTCCCTTGATCTTGCTCAGGAATCTAAATCCAGCTGAAGGATTGTGCAATGGCACAAGACTTATTTGTCGACAGCTAAGACGCCACACTATCTGTGCTGAGATAGCTTTTGGTCAGCATAAAGAGAAGAAGATTTTCATTCCCAGAATCCCATTACAGACACCGAATAATGAAAAGAATGGGATTCCATTCATCAAAACACAACTTCCAGTTCACCTTTGTTTTGCAATGACAATTAACAAGGCTCAAGGCCAAACTCTTGACTATGTTGGTGTATATCTAAAGGAACTCATATTTTCTCATGGACAATTATACGTTGCACTCTCTAGAGCAAAAACTGCTAATGCAGTTAAAGTTCTCATGCTTCCAGGAACTTTTGCTGAAGTAAAAACTGACTGCAAAACAAGAAATATTGTGTTTGATGAAATATTGCAGTTGTCTAATTGA